ATAAAGGGGCAGTCAAAACTGGGTGGATTCCTGAGAAAGATGAGTGTAGGGAGGATTTTCAACATCTGGAGGGGCAgcttggtgggaggagggggactgGGCTATAATAGCTGAGGAAATGCTCAGGCATGGGAAGCACAGCTAAGGAATAAGAAAGAACAGGACACAGGAAATCACAGTCACTTACACTGACACAAGATGTTTGGACAGGAGGGAGTCGGTCCCAGGCCTAAGAAAACGGTTTAGAAATGAGGCAGTGTTTTCTGAGTCCAATATAAGATGCATGATTAGAACATGACTGAAAGCAATTAAAGTGTTTCTCATTCATTTGCTGATCAAGTTGCAACTGGAAAGGAGTTTCCACATGGGGGAGGTGAGGCTGCTGGGAACCAACCAGTGGCTTATGCACCGATTCCAGAGGGGAGCTGAGTGTGAGCTCAGGGTTGGCAAATGCCTAGGAGATGCCATCAGAGGCCTCCATTAGcactgccccgcccctcccagagGCCCATAAAAacccaggggcctggggctcccCAGATACCCTGCCTTCTCTATCTCCTTTCACACACACCCATTTCTGAAGCTGTTCTTGCCCCACTTTCTCAGCCACCATGTCCAGGCAGTCTACCATCACTTTTCAGACTGGTAGCCGCAGGGGCTTCAGCACTGCTTCAGCCTCCAATCGCCCCCGCTTTAGCTCAGCCTCCGTGGCCCGTTCCACTTGGGGCAGTGGAGGCCTGAGAAGAATTAGTGATCCTGGGGCCAGCTTTGGAAGCCGCAGCCTCTACAACCTAGGGGGGACCAAGCGGGTCTCTATCAGTGGGAGTGGTGGCAACTTCCGAAGTGGCTTTGGTGGCAGGGCGAGCAGTGGGTTTGGGGTCAGCAGTGGATTTGGCTatgggggtggagtgggagggagcTTTGGTGGCCCTGGCTTCCCCGTCTGTCCCCCTGGAGGTATCCAAGAGGTCACAGTCAACCAGAGTCTCCTGACTCCCCTCAACCTGCAAATCGACCCCACCATCCAGCGAGTGAGGAAAGAGGAGCGGGAGCAGATCAAGACCCTCAACAACAAGTTTGCCTCCTTCATCGACAAGGTGAGCTGGGAGCTGCATCTGCTCCATTGGGTTAGGCTGGTAGGACCTCTTGGAGAGGCCCGGCCCAGAGGGGAAGCAGCAGTGTAACAGCCTCCCTAGAAAAGCACATCTGGTTAACAGGTACCTCCCAGAGGGTGAGGTATTTGCAAATGGGAACCTTGTGGAAATTTCTCCTTGTCCTTGGGAGTCATGTGGGCTGGTTCAGTCAATACCAGGGAAAGTTAAGCTGTTCTCTACAGGAGGAGTTTCCACTAAGCAAACTGACCTAACCCAGAGCAGGCATTATTGAGACTGTCCACCCAAGAATTGAGGCTCCCGGTAGAGGCCTCCAAGCCCCACGACATTAGTTCTATGGGAGCCCTTGAGAACTTTGGAGTTGCTTCGAGGGTTTTCTCATCTTGACTTGGAGCTGTCAATTAAGAGTTGAAATATGGGTGTCAGgtaaaaagtgtatttttcttctttcccatatTAATTGGAATGTCTGGCTCCAATTAATTTCTCAGGTTTCCTCTATTTACTCCAGGTGCGGTTCCTGGAGCAGCAGAACAAAGTCCTAGAGACCAAGTGGAGCCTCCTGCAGGAGCAGGGCTCCAAGACTGtgaggcagagcctggagcccTTCTTTGATGCCTACCTCAACGACCTCCGCCGGCAGCTGGACAGCATCACCACTGAGAGGGGCAGGCTGGACGCTGAGCTGAGGAATATGCAGGATGTTGTAGAAGATTTCAAAGTCAGGTAAGTGGAAGATGGGCTGCTGGTCACACACAGTCATTTCAGGGCTCCTTTTCATGAGTACCCTAGAGGCACAAAGTTGCAAATGCCAGTATCAGCTGGGAGATTTGCAACTTGCAGTCATTATCCCATCGGGATGAAGACAGCATGGTGGGGGGCAACAGAGGGAGGGACCCTCAGCTCATGCATCACTATTAACAAGAAGCCTATTCTTACCTGTCTACATGACCAAAAAGGGATATCTATATCACCTAACAGAATATTGTTACTCTGGAAAGCATAATATTACTTCAAGGTTAGCATATGATTTAACTCCACTGGGCAGGGGCTCTGTTCCTGAGATGGCCTGCAATTCCAGGATGCACGCTAGAGTATAAGTGAGGCAATCTGGTCCTCCTTGAGGAGGCAAAATTTGACTGGCGATCATCCGGGCTACAGGAATCAGTGCAGGTATTCAGTGCAGGTGAGGTAGTCAGTAGAAGACAGTGGTCCCCCCTCAACTATTAGCTGCCTTACCCTTGATTTCTGAGGTAGAACCACACCTGCTTACTAAAAGCACACTGCTCAAATGGCTGCCCTGAAGTTCTGTGAAATATAGCTAAATCTTCCAGGAACGATGCCCTGAACAAAGTTTATAGCAGGTACTTGAGacagcaaaattttttaaagattgtaatCATACATCTCTAATAAGATGGAGTTGGCTAAACACCTATTTCTAGTTCCATAAGTTCCATGCTCCTTTTCTAGTCTTactaaagaaagaataagaaaaaaaatacttctggCAGAAGAAATTATTCTCCTTTCatagagggagaaatagaggttAAGTGaatcacccaaagtcacacacagGTCAGCAGAAGAGCTGGAGGGGATTCAAGGACTCTTCATTCTTGCTGCCCCAGCACACTCCCCCACAGCTTGGGAAGAGTTCCACCAAAGCCTTGCTCAACAGTacaccccctctcctcctctcacaGGTACGAGGATGAAATTAACAAGCGCACGGCTTCTGAGAATGAGTTTGTGGGCCTGAAGAAGGTGGGTGGAAatgtctctcaaaggagaaggttCAAAAAGAATCTTCTGAATCCTGGAGTGTGGGATGACCCTTGGCCCACCCAAGAAATGTCACACAACCTGGAGAATAACTGGGGAGCTCAAACCTTCCAGAGTGCTCCCTCTATCTTTATGGCCGCACTGCCCCTGCTTGGGGTGCCGTTAGCCCAGGGAACTCAAATCTCCAGTTCTCAGCAATCGCCCACCCCACCTACCAACCCCAGGTGCAGAGTTGCTAAAGTCCAACCTAAAAGGGCCAGGGAGGAGTCTGCTCAGCTTCCCTAGGACTTGCCGCTTGTGGCGGGGGTCTCAAAGGGGCATTCTGTGCTGTTGTTCCAGGACGTGGACGTCGCCTACATGAACAAGGTAGAGctggaggccaaggtcagctgtcTGACTGATGAGATCAACTTCTTACGGATGCTCTATGAGGAAGTAAGAGCCTGAAGATGTTTTTATTCCTCTTAGTTCTGGTTCCTGGAAAGAAAAAATGCTGTAGAGAATATCATCCCCATAGTGCCCCCGCGGGGCATCATGCCCCAGATGCTCCAAACTAGAGTTTGGAAGGTCGAGGGATCCAGGAGAACTGCTTGAAATCTTGCCACACTAAGCCCTACCGCAGCTGTGAGACCTATTCCCCCCAACCCATAGCATATCAAGGAAAGAGTGCTGATTCTTGAATCCCAGGTCCGAAGGGAGCAACACCCACCTCTCCATTCCCCCTCCCAGCAAAATTCTGAAGGTAAGCTGTGCCTCAGCTCACTGGCCAGCTTCTTGTCCTCTGAAGATGCTTCATTCTGGGCACTGCCACTCTGAAAGCAGAGACGTGGGCccgtggggaaggagagagaagcaagGAGGGATAAAGACATGCtgtgcagagggcagagggtcctAAAAATCATCTGATCCTAAAGAAATCCTATATGCCAGCATATGAATCAACATACGTCATAGTCAACTGCATGTAACTTGGATCAGAGAACATTTATCCACCCTTTTTTACCCAGGGAAATCACCCAAGTGAGAGCCTGGAGAAGCAACACTAAGGACACAATCCCATTGCACTGGCCTATGACCCAGGCACCTCTTGGGAGTACCCAGGGAGGAGCCGAAAGACTCCCTGTCATGCCTGAGAAGTGCTTTCTGACCTAGATGGGTGCTCAACCGCATGATTTCAAGATCCCTTCTTCTTACGCTTTGGTGACACTGAGTTTCCTGTCTCTGCAGGAGCTGTCCCAAATGCAGACCCAGGTCAGTGACACATCCGTGGTGCTGTCCATGGACAACAACCGCAGCCTGGACCTGGACAGCATCATTGCCGAGGTCAAGGCCCAGTATGAAGACATTGCCAACCGCAGCCGGGCTGAGGCTGAGTCCTGGTACCAGACCAAGGTGAGTGCTCCATGATAGGGTCCAGGGCTAGCATTCTCTGAAACCCCAAATTATCATCTAACTATTAGCTGTAAGCTTTCAGCTAAACATGTGAGCATGTCCATCTCTTTCAACTTGGCAGAAGCATTTTTGATCCTATGAAAACTTAGCTCAAAATGTGTATGAAGACCCAATCATACACACTATTATGTGGTCAGCTGATGTTAGGCACTCAGGACAGCCACCATCCCCACATGGCTTATGATCGGGTGGGGGCTGGGTAAGACTCTGAAACATCCAAGAAACAGTCATGAAGCTGTTTCCAAAGGGCTAATTTAGTCAGTGCATGCTCACAGAGTTCCTACTGTATGCCAAGCAAGTTACCGagttgtaaataaataaactgcaaACAGAACCCCAGGTCTGGGAAGCCATAAAGTGAATGGATGCTCTTGGAAGGGAAAAAGACAACATTAACCAAAAGCTTCCAAGAAGCAGTGGGTTTTCAGTGCACTTGGAAAGCAGTGAGGAACAAAAGAGTGCCAAGGAGGGGGAGGAGTTCAAGGCTGAGCAAGCAGTTCTGTGGGGCTGGAAGGTGGAAATTAGCACTTTGCTGAGCAAGAGAGTTTGTATCTGGAAGAAGAAGGTAGGGACAACCAGAGAGAGCTACTGCCAAAAGTGCAGACGGCCAGAAGAAGGTCTGGCTTTGGAGGGGTGTGGTAGGCAGGATAGTCCAATCCATGAGAGGAGCCTCCTGCCAAATCCAGATGCTGTTCAGGGGCAGCTGCTCACCTGCAAGCTGGCTCCTGTCCCCTTGCCCTGCTCTGTGCACTCAAGCCTTAGTCCCTACCACTGCAAGGTGGTGGGAAGGCAGAGGGTGTCAGCTAACAGGGGTGCACAGTGCAGAGGCAGCCCCTCGATGGTGAGTGGAGGTGGGATACACTTAACCCTCAAGTGGAGTGGTTGAAGTTTATAACAGATAATTTTGTTGGCAATGCTGTTGTTCCTTTTAACCATATGTATCTAGAAACAGAGGAGCTGAGCTAGTCAACACTTTCAAAACTCCCCCAATATTTGCTCAGGCAGGGGCCTTTTTTTCATTGGGAAAGGTGTGGCTTTCATATCAGTCTTACAGAGGGGACAGGGTGCACTCAGTCTCCAAAATGAGTGTGTCCTGGATGTGCAACTAGATGAGGTGGGGAGAGCTGTTCTGTTACAAAGTCTTTAAAACTGGATCCTCTACAGCCTCGGCTCCATCCAGCACCATCTCCTTACATCTTATTCCTGTTTCCCCAGCACTGGTATCTGCAGGGTGACCAAAACTCATGATCACAATCGGTCTGGGTGTAGGTCCTGTGACCAGGAACTCCCCAAGGAAAGTGACCAAGTGCCCTGTCATTCCTAGAGCTCCCCATGCTTCTTCCTGCCCCAGGGTCCTCACGCTGTCTGTTTCTCCCATCTGGGGTGGTCTTTGCCCAGCCAGTCACTTAGCTCACTCCCATCCTTCAGAGCATAGCCCCTGGATCTCTGTCTCTGGAAGGACTTCCCTGATCACCTCCCCCACTTCCATATCTAGGTCAGAGTCCTTTATTACACTCCTGTAGGACTTGGTTAATTTCTAAGAGGCACTTATCTCAGTTTGGAACTATATATTCAATAGTATGCTGATTTGATTAATGTCCATCTCCCCCAGTAAATTATAAGCAGGGCAGTCTATGTTCTTTGTGATATTCCCAGGGCCTAGTACATGCCTGTCAAGTAGACATGCTCAAGAAATATCACCTGAATAAAGGAGCAAGGGGATATGTGAGTGATCAGTGAACGGAGGGGCCTGCGGTGGCcctgagggccaggctgggcacACAGACAGTGTCCAGCCCAGGCATTTGACAAGATGACTGGCTCTTCTCTGACTCCTTCAGTATGAGGAGCTGCAGGTCACAGCGGGCAGACATGGCGATGATCTCCGAAATACCAAACAAGAGATTGCCGAGGTGAACCGGATGATCCAGAGGCTGAGAAGCGAGATTGACAACGTGAAGAAGCAGGTAAAGTTTTGGCAGGGCCAACAGCTCCCTGAACACTCAGTTCTCCTGGGTCATTCCCCCATGTGTACAGGACTCCAGCCAAGAAGCACCACACATCCAGGGGCTCCCAGTGAGGCTCATGGCTTATCCTTTCCTCACAGTGTTCCAGCTTGCAAACAGCCATCGCTGACGCAGAACAGCGCGGAGAGCTGGCCCTCAAGGATGCACGAGCCAAGCTGGTGGACCTGGAGGAGGCCCTGCAGAAGGCCAAGCAGGACATGGCCCGGCTGCTGCGGGAGTATCAGGAGCTGATGAATGTCAAGCTGGCCCTGGACGTGGAGATCGCCACCTACAGGAAGCTGCTGGAGGGCGAGGAGAGCAGGTAAGGGCAGAGACGGTAATTCCATCCCAGCTGCCTGGCAATTCCTAGGAACTCTGGTTGCTGCAGCCCCCTCCTTACctggaaaagagaacaaaatgcaGGTGGAATTGGGTTATGACAAAGAATACAGGTGCAATTTTTTCCAGGTTAATAAATCATTATCAGACTCCCGCATTTGAGGAACAATTACTTTTAGCACCCCATATAAATCTAGGGCCTGATCAGGCAGGTCCAAGTAATCAAGTTCCGTCCAAGGAGAAATTTGGTTACATGGCAAGGCTGGATATGTGTGTGGCATGAAAGGCTCTGGACTGAGAATGAATTGTCCTAGGATTTAGGCTTATCACTAAATCCTGCCACTAACGGGCTGTGTTACCTTAGGAAAGTCAGTATCccttctctggtcctcagtttctccAGTGATAGAATAGAGGCCAGGTCACATGATCTGGCTCAGTGGGAGCTTTGCGCTCTGCCAGTTACCAGCTGTGAGACCCAGAGCAAATTCCTTAACCTCTTCATTACTCGGTGTTCTCACCTGTATACAAGGATAGCCATAGTTTCTAGCTCATATGTGTTTAAGAGGGTCAATATAGGGACTACACATGAAGCTCTTAACACAATGTATGGTATACaaaaagtgctcattaaatgACAGTTATCATTCAATTTAGTGGCCAAAGACATGGGCTCTGGTGCCAAATGAATCTAGCTTCAAATCCAGCTTTGTGACCATGGACGACTTAattacctctctgagcttcaatttctccatctataaaactGAGATTAATAATGCCTACTTGATGGGGTTATTGAGAGAATAAGTGGCATTATGAAGGTAGCAGGTACCCAGTAATTGTTAGCTCCCTTAATGTTCtaagtatgtatttataaatgaatGGCGGTTCTGTCCTCAAGATTCAAAAATAGAATTGCTCTAGTTGCTACCATGATGATAGACTGTTTATTGCCAGGGTATGTTTATGTCTCCGACTCCTCTCCACACCTATGACAACCACAGCACTGCCCAGGGCATGACAATGGTCCGTTGTTGAGAGAGAACGCTCCTCGTTCTATGACAAGCGCTGCCTTTTCAACTGACATCAGTGTGTGATTAGCTTTAATCTTCATAAGGTGTCTACCTAGTTTAAACCAAAAATATGTCTCTGGGATTACAGGTTTTACTCCTATAAACCTCAAACTccacattatttcattcattaaattattatttttaataatactaatatttaaataatttcaaccCCCATTTTTCTGCAATAAAAgtaataaaggttttttttaatgcatttaaaacaattacaaaaatgtcatttcaaatgCCCACAAGCTTCTGGACACAATAGTaacctccttctccccactcctttcAATCAGGCTGAGTGGAGAGGGTGTTTCTCCGGTTAACATCTGTGAGTATGACATCATTTGTGCCATTTGGAGGGTGTgtggttgggaggtgggggacatGCATGAGGCATTGGAGGGGATTCCACCAAAAGGGCTCATTTTGAGAAGGTTGGAGGTTTTGAATCTGTTAAAAAGAATCATGTTAGGAGAGAGTCTTCCATATCACAATACTTACCTCTTTGTAAGTGAAAGATGCCACAGAGAGGGCAATGGGAGGTTTGCTGCACTTCTTCCACTTGGGTTGGGAAGACCCAcaggccacacacacacctctcagGACTTCACATCTTTCTTCCTGGGGCTGCAAGTCTAGCTCAGAGATGAGTGCTCAATGGAGATAGAATTTATGAAAACTCCTAGTCTGCCCTCCGTCTTTGAAGGGAGCCTTCATGTGGAGCACAAGGGCATTGCCATTCAGACAGTTTGGGAAGAAGCCCCACTGCTTAGCCTAACTGTGCAGATTGTAAGTGCAGAGTTACCAAGGATTTTCAAGGCAATGAGAGCCTATACGACATGGTAGGTGGGTGCAGCTACTAAGAAACAGAAGAGGTTAGCAAGTTGGCCCAGCAGTGTGCCAATAAGAGGAGAAGGAATCACTCACAGAGCTCAGTGCTGGTGTCTTGAGACCAACAGAAATGACTTCTGCAACTTACACTCCACAAGTGAGTTTGGTCTGCTTGATGTGGGATTCACAAATGCAATTGATTATATTGGTCAACGATTCTAGAAGGCAGAGCCCTCTGAACCACTCAGGTGTCCTTGGGAATGGATGGCCCCGGGAATGGACAGCACGACCtctgaagtttcctttctcttgaaAGCACCTAAAAGTCTGTattggtttcctagggctgccaccACAAAGCACGCAAActctgtggcttaaaacaacagaaatttattgttctCACAGTTCAGCAGGCTGGAAACCCCAAACTGAGGTGCCAGCAGGACCACGCTCCCTGTGAAACCTGGAGGGGACAATTCCTCCTTGCCTCTtgtagcttctggtggctgctgtcAGTCCTTGGCTCATCACTCCACTCTCTGACTCTTCGATCATATGGCCCTTTCTCTGTGATCTGACTTCACATAAGGACACtgtccctcttcttataaggacactagtcatcctggattagagcccaccctaatgatttctcttttaacttgattatatctgcAAGATCctattccaaataaggtcacattcacaggtactgggaTTCAACATGTTTTTGGAGGATATAATTCATCCCATAACACAGAGTCTATCTTTTAGTTCAATTTTCCTTCGCTAGAGCCCAAGTAGGATACTAGGTGTTTAAGGCAATGATGGTTATAACAGTTAGGGAAAGAGCAGATTGGGGAGAGAATAGGGGCCAAGTTGGCTGGCCAGTGGGTCATCTGTCACTTGATCTACCAAGAATATTCCAgcccccctctgggattcagagCACAGAGGCTGGGGAACACCAAGGAAAGCGTATAAGTGTCCCCCTGTGAGCTTCCAAAATGAAGGGAGACACCAGAGTCAGGCCCACAaagggagacagggacagagaagcAGGAGAGAATGTGGTGGGATCAAAGGGGAAGGCAGGTGAACTGGAATAGTCTCCTAGAAGAGAGAAGTCTCCATTAAgtcctggaaggaaaagagagacactAAGTAGCAGGGGAGAGGCACCATTTCAGACTGGGAGAACACCCAGAGCTACAGCACAGAGAGAACCAGGCTGAGACATAGGGCAGTGACTTCACCACACCAGGGGTTGGAGGTGATGCCGGGGGGCGGCAATTAAAAGAAGGCTAACGGCGCCTGACAAGACCATatcatcccctcccccaggaacttcagggcacaggccctgacaccccaggtccccaggtgattTCTTTCCTGGCCTTGATTCTGACCATGTCTCCTCTCTTCCGGCAGCTGTGGTCACCTCCACAATTTCCAGTGGCtatggtggtggcagtggcatCGGAGGTGGAAGCCTGGGTCTTGGTGGGGGCAGTGGCTACTCCTTCACCACCGGTGGTGGACACAGCTTGGGTGCGGTCCTGGGGGGTTCCAGCCTCAGTGCTGGTAGCAGTCGAGGCCCTGGGGGCAATGGCTCCAGTGTCAAGTTTGTCTCCACCACATCCTCCAGCCGAAAAAGCTATAAGCACTAAGTATATATAAGTGCTCCCCCGCTCCTGTCCTGAAATCAGATCTGCCCACTGACCTGGGTCATTCTCCTGCTCCCCTTCACAAGGCCCACCTGTGCTGCTAGGAAGCCTGGCATCATGGCTAAACCCCATCTTTCAACCTgagccagcctctgccctcctgaCAGTCCCCAGACTGCTCCCACTGCCCTCTCTGTGCCAAAGCACAGAAACTCTCAAGACTCACATTCAGCTTGTCTTGCAGAGACTCCCCCTTcagccctgccttcctccctccctccggaTGCAGAAATGGGGAGTCAGTGTCTCCCAGGCCATCTTAATGCCAGGTTGTCAACCCCGTTGTCTCACGGTGCTTATAAGCTGTCTGCTGGGAGTGAgggctccctctctcccctccccggaATGTGTCAATTAAAGGTATGTGTAATGTGTTTGGTGTCTAGCCCTCTGTTTGGAATGGTGACTGAGTACAGAGCAAttctcctccgcctcctcctgctcctccttctcgGGTCTCCTCCCAGCACAAGGACCCACATGAGGAGTGCTCAGAGCACATGaagcctcccttccccactcccgcCCAGAGCGAAGAAGGCTGGACTGGGGAGAGATGGAAGGCACAAGAGGGCAGACTCTGTACCCAAGCTTCTGCCCATTTCCTCCTACCTCTCGTTGGGATGCCTTCTTTGAGAAGCCCAAGCCTCTGGATGGGCAGAGGCTCTATCCAACCTCCTCACTAGTGTGTCACGTAGAGCAAAGCCATCCCCTCCCAAAGCCAGACTGTTCCTCCAGGACACTGACGTAGGGTGGGCTGCCCAGCCCTCCGCCAGCAAAGGGGCCATTGTTCCTGACAGCTTCAAACTTGCAGACCTGAGCAGAAAAATAACAGGGCAGGAGTGGAATTAAAAGTCTGCCCTGGGGCAGTGCTTTCGCCCAGCAGAGGAGACATTCAGACCCATAATTGCAGCAATAAGACATCCGGGAAGCTCCCACATTCCTGAGTTTACAGCCTCCTGGACCCTCTCATCACGGATGGCAAGCAGGAGAGAAAAGACACTGAGAACAACTGTTAAATATCCCTGGTGGAGTGGAGGAGGAGCAAGTTAAGACCTAGGACAAGAGGAGTGGAGGGGACAGGGATTTCGAGTGAAATTCTGAGTCTGCTTCTCTTTGACAAACCACCTCTGTCCATAGCTATGAGGTGCAGTCAGACCACCGGGCCCCCATCAGCGCAGCAGTCACTAGCTATGCGAAGTCTGCCAAGTTTCTTAACTACTCTGTGCCTCAATTGCTTCATGTGCAAACAAGAACAGTAATAACCACCACAGGGTGCTGTGTATAGGTTAAATGAGTAGACAGGTATAAAATCGCTACCCACagtagctgctcagtaaatgttaacaaCTCTTATTGCTATCACTCTTACAAAGTTATCATGTGAATCAAATGACATGATGCTTGCTACTGACCTGCCACATGATCTCACACAGGTTGAATCTTCAGTAAATGAGGTTTCTTTATAAGTGTCTATGGCCATAGGAAAGACATAATCAAGCGTTTGGGTTCAGAGTCCAAGATCTGGAAAGCAAGACGAGAGGAGCAGATGAGCTAGAGTGGGAGTGTCTCCAGCATGTGGCAGAGAACTTGGGCAGGTGGGGGGCTCAGGACCCAGGCCTGCCCTGGGCTCGGATGTCCAGGCCCAGTCCTGCCCTAGGTAGGGTGTTCCCATGATGATTAGTGGGGCAGGAAGATGGGCCGTGGCCAGACATGCCATTGAGATGAACTCAACACAGTGGTCTTTGATCTTCTTCGGCCAAGCCCAGTTCTTGAAAGGGATAAAAGTCaaggagatttggggagagtTAGACTCTGAAGCCTCCTCATCCTTTTGACATTTTCACTCCTCTGACCCTCTGGCTTCAGCTCCCATCATGAACCAACGATCCTCTATCACCATCAAGTCAGGGGGCACTCGGAACTTCAGTGCTTCCTCAGCGAACCTCCTCCCAGGCAGCCGGACCAACTTCAGCTCTGTCTCTGTGACCCAGGGTGGGAAGGGCTTCGGGGGTGGCTTCGGGGGCGGCTTCGGGACCAGGAGCCTCCACGGCCTTGGAGGCAGCAAGAGAATCTCCGTCAGCGGGGGCTACCGCTCCGGCCGGGGCTACTGTGGCGCTGGTTATGGGATGGGTCTTGGTGGCATAGGGTACAGGGTAGGGGGATTTGGAGGTGGAATGATGCCTGGAGCTGGAGGCATCCAGGAGGTCACAGTCAACCAGAGCCTCCTGACCCCCCTCCACCTGGAGATTGACCCCTCACTCCAGCgagtgaggaaggaggagaaggagcagatcAAGACTCTCAACAACAAGTTTGCCTCCTTCATCGACAAGGTGAGAGACAAATGGGGTGCCCACCAGAAACACTGGGGGATCtctgttctctgtgcctttctgaGGTCAACTGAGACTTTCCCAAGACCTGTGATCCGGGGGAGTGCGAAAACtactggggaggagggggtggttTCCCACTTGGTTGAGGTGGGAGTGGAAAAATACCCACCTCTAGGCTCCAGAGCTTTCTGACCCACTGCAAGGACATTGTCTCTTGATGGCTAGTGATCATGTCATGTGCTTAAAAGTAGACACTGAAAGGGGATTGGCTTggagggaaggggataaaggTAAGAAAGGTTAT
This DNA window, taken from Desmodus rotundus isolate HL8 chromosome 3, HLdesRot8A.1, whole genome shotgun sequence, encodes the following:
- the LOC112318315 gene encoding keratin, type II cytoskeletal 75, which encodes MSRQSTITFQTGSRRGFSTASASNRPRFSSASVARSTWGSGGLRRISDPGASFGSRSLYNLGGTKRVSISGSGGNFRSGFGGRASSGFGVSSGFGYGGGVGGSFGGPGFPVCPPGGIQEVTVNQSLLTPLNLQIDPTIQRVRKEEREQIKTLNNKFASFIDKVRFLEQQNKVLETKWSLLQEQGSKTVRQSLEPFFDAYLNDLRRQLDSITTERGRLDAELRNMQDVVEDFKVRYEDEINKRTASENEFVGLKKDVDVAYMNKVELEAKVSCLTDEINFLRMLYEEELSQMQTQVSDTSVVLSMDNNRSLDLDSIIAEVKAQYEDIANRSRAEAESWYQTKYEELQVTAGRHGDDLRNTKQEIAEVNRMIQRLRSEIDNVKKQCSSLQTAIADAEQRGELALKDARAKLVDLEEALQKAKQDMARLLREYQELMNVKLALDVEIATYRKLLEGEESRLSGEGVSPVNISVVTSTISSGYGGGSGIGGGSLGLGGGSGYSFTTGGGHSLGAVLGGSSLSAGSSRGPGGNGSSVKFVSTTSSSRKSYKH